In Diadema setosum chromosome 2, eeDiaSeto1, whole genome shotgun sequence, the DNA window ATTTTGTTATAGTTTTGAGCTTTTGATTATTGTTTTCCTGTTTTAGttacaataacattttgatgtACTGGGTACTGTAGTGTATTCATAAGCATGTACAGATTAGAAGGACATTCCTAGTTTTATCCTTATCATACCTGTCATTTTTAGATGTTTTTTTGTTCCAAGAAATATGGAATCAAACAATGTGAATTTGGTGACTTTTGCAGTGGTAGTCTACCCATTCATTGAACACTACCTCCCTTGTCTGGATGCAAAATTCCTCACCCAAAATATAAATGATTGTTTTAGCTCAAAGGACCATAATATTCATCAATAGAAGTGAGCTTCACTGCCcgacttattttttttcctctttttttgtttttgttttttctattcaattcaatgtgaTGTCTGTACTTTCTTGTATGAACAGAAGAGTTACAGCGCATGAGAGAAGAGCTGAGCCAGTTTAAGGGGAGTGCTCCCACGGCATCACCTAGCCCCAGCCAGCCCAGGAAGGACCCTCCCAAGGAAACTTTTTCTGATGCCCTCTTCCCTGATCCACAGCAACTGACTTCTCAGAAGAAAGGGAAGCAGCAACAGCGGCAGCAGAAGAGCGAGAAGAAACCAAGTGCTGCGGCAAAACAAGACAGCATAGAACTGGGtgagaatgaatgaaaagatcAGTTATTTGGACTCACATTCTGTCACATTATCATCTGCAGCAAGCTGGGAGACTTGAATATTCCTCTCCAACTTGGCATGGTTGCACATTCAGTTTTGACCACGCTGTAAAAAGTCTTCCCATCTTTTGTTTTCGTCAAGATGcctcagtgtaatttgttttgttgtgtttctgAGATGATGCAGTCAATGATTGCAGCATCGCACAAGGAAGATTGAAAATTTCCTGGCTTGATTGTGCTTGACATGTATTCTTAAAGCCAAAACTCAGaggggctcaaaattcatcttccaccatttggaatgTGTTTGCAATACATTGAAAGGATCTACCAGGAACCTAGTCTGGCTGATACGATTTGCCAGGATGATTAGTTATTTTGGAGTATTTTAAGACCAAAAGTGTGCAATAATTTCAATTGTATGTATTCAACTTTTATTCCTGAAATGCcaaaatactccaaaataaCTAATCATCCTGGCAAATCGCATCAGCCAGGATGACTAGTTATTTTGGAGTATTTTAAGACCAAAAGTGTGCAATAATTTCAATTGTATGTATTCAACTTTTATTCCTGAAATGCCCTCCCCATTCAGTTGTGCGTACGTAGAATGTTACATGATGATCCATCGTGCCCCAGCAATCGTATATTCCAACAAGCTGCATACAATTCACTCTGGTGCGGAAGATCGATGGATACTGTCTGTAGCTGTGGCCCGGTCTCTCAATGGTTGATGATGTGTCATATAGAATTACATAGCAACCACAATCTGGCATGCCTTGAGCAGTTTTGTGTTCACTTTTGTGTAATTTGCTATTGACACTTGATTTCTCCAGTCGTTTGTCGATCTTGCTTTTGCCATTTGGCAAGTTTGTAAAAGGACTGTTCAAAATGAAAGTCTGAAATTGTATCATGACGATTTATTTTAATGTTCTGAGTATCCACTATGTAGAACACATTATTAAATTTCCAGAAGTACTGGCATTCTCAATCCTGATGTCCCAAAGGATAAAGAATTGCATCAACCAGTGTATGGGTATTATGGTCTCATCTTTTCAATTCTAATAGGGCGTCAGCAAGCCATCAGCCAATCAGTTCATTTTGCTCTTTGTTGAAACAGATGACAATGACGGACTGGGCGATTTATTTGGTGAATCCAGCGACGTTGATGATTCTCCCGCTGAAACTCCCAAAAAAGTTGAGACAGTCTTTGGGAAGAACAAGAAGAGGCTTGCCCACACGCCCCAGACTTCCTCAGCTCCACCAAAGAAAGGTAACAAATACCAATTATTTCTGCTATGCAACAGataaaagtgaatgaaaaaaaaaaatcccactagAAAAAGTTGAATGATATATTACTAGGCAAACTCCATAATCTCACTCCCCAGACACATCTGCATTTTCCTTGACTCCCCTCTCTGTGGATTTCTGTTAAAAAGGTTCCCTcctcttgtcttttttttttcttcttcacctTCCCTGTACAGACTGGAGATTAATCTTAGTGTTCCATTCTGGGACAGCTGATCTTGTGCATGATAATTTCTTAATCTATAAGTTTCCAGCCATTCATACGGAGTTCTTCTTGTTACCACTTAACCTGATTGTTTGGGCTACTCAGGAAGCcccattaacctgttgaggatgggctgattttgctacaacacgcatttcccatagacccctgcccaagtatactcggtactcgtcctcaacgggttaaaggatgCCCAATTTGGCCATTGTTTACAATTTTGCATGTTCAAgcagtctgaaaaaaaaaaatgtttcacttGCTTGAAACATCTGTCACATATTTCTTATCTCTTCCCCTTACAAGTATCACCGTACCAATGCAAGAAGTGCGACAAGGTGTTTGACAAACTTGAGGCCATGAAAATTCACGAATTCAAGCACAAGGTGATAAAGTCTTTGGGGTGCGAGGAGTGCGGCAAGACGTTCACCGACAAACTCCAACTCCAGACTCACCTCAGAACCCACCAGAACTCTGCACCCACTCGCTCGCGTGATTCTGATAAACTCAGTACCTCTTTGGAGCAGAGACAAGCAGGAGCGAGCAAGGGGGGCCAAGCTTCAATCGACCCAGCGGGGAAGGGTACAAGAGATAATAACAACAGAATCCAAGGATCCAAGCACTCCGTCCGTCAGATCGGGTCAGGATCAAATCCAAGAACTTCCAGAGCGGAAGAGGAATGTGAGACGGAGTATTTTTCCAGGATTAGAATAATGTGAGTACCTTTGGTTATAACAGGTATTTCTTTTAGTACAATGCTGAAAAAGAATGTAGCCATCTTATTGGTCGATTGCTCATCACATGACGTGCAGTTAAAAGTACCATTGCATGCTCTCACTGTCATCTGTGCagttttgtttgagcaaaaatggacaTCGCACGGCTGACGTCACAAATTTCCATTGACTCCTGTGTTAAACTCATGAACCACTCGTagtttttgttccattgcacggctctgatgtcacaatagagcAAACCTTTGCCCTGTGTGTTGTGCTTCTGgcaaatgataaaaagtaaattGGTATACCACCATAAAATATACCCCCAAACCCCAGAACTTGCATGTCAACTTATTTTTATTCAGATGTATAAACAAATCTGGCAAAATAGTCAAAAAGGTGCAAGACAGCCTACTGTAGGTCAAAATTAGTCATGATAATTTAGGACAGTGGCTGTATTTTGTGTTTGCATTTTGTATTTCACTCTGATCCACGTTCTTTCACTCGCAACTACCACTGTGTCTCTATCCTCCAGAAACCCTCTCGTGTCATCGGCGGTGATGAAGGAGAGGATGAAAGGGAGGAAGATGATCCGTGTGTCCATCCTGAATCACTACTCTCGGACGGGGGACATCGAGGGCGACTGGGTCACCATGGGCGTCATTGTCAGGAAGATTTCGAAGATGGACTCTAAGGTGGGCAGCTAGAATTGTCTCCCCGGCTGATCTGACATCttaaattttctttcaaaaaaaaaaaaaaattaggtgATCCTCAAGATTTTGAGTAGaacaaatgagaaaaatatgcaTCTCAGATTAGGACTTGCTATAGATATAATTTCAGTTGAATTTGATTGCCTTTTTCCATTCTGTTTCCAATCTGTTCATAAGATTTTGTCCTCCCAGATATGGATCGTATGGCCATTTATTTACTCTTTATTTACTCTACCACTGCATTTGAAAGAGATTTCGCATTAATATGGATTGCAGATTTTGTCTAGTAATATTAGTATGATATATCCCTGctaaatataaagcaaataactGGAAATTTCCAGATTTAGATGGGAAATTTCAGTTAAAAAGATTTGATGAGACTAAAAGTGactgaaatatttttatttgaaaatgaaatatttaaaatTCATGAGCACCGTTCACCATTAGAACAATGCTCCGTAGTCATGGACTGTCCAAATATGGCTCACATTCTGTAAAGGCAGAAATATTTGCGGTACATTAATTTTAGCGAATTGCGCACTTCTTTTGGCTAGCGCAAATTCTATAAACTGCTGAAGTATTGTGAttttctcttcacattttgaatgggtgGAATTGGGTGCTTTGTCAGTGGTGCCTTACTAGAACAGTTCGTAGTATTGATATGAGCGCATATGTGTGTATGCAGTCTGTACAGTAGGATGGGTCGGGCAGCACATCAATTTCCTTgcaagaaaatgtaaaatcaaattCTGTTGTTTCTGTGAATTAGATGAAAACATGCATGTAAGCACTTGCATTGCTCGATTTCAAGAATCTGCAATTTTTCCTTTGAGCCCCTCAGTGCGAAAAAAAGgtgcaaaaatattgatgtttacagTATGATCGTCTATGGTTGTATCAGGACCAGGATCCCTAAGAGAGTTGTACATGCTTTACTTTTTGCAGGGGAAGCCCTACAGCATCTGGGTCCTCAATGACCTGTCGAACCTGGAGGAGTGCGTGTCTCTCTTCCTCTTTGGCAAGATTCACGAGGAGCACTGGAAGACGGCCGAAGGGTCCGTCATCGGGATCCTCAACGCCAGCGTCATGGAGAAAAGAGATGATAGACAGGTAAGTGTGAAACCCTCCCCAGCCCCAAACCCTCTACCCTACAACCCCCTTAATACCCCACTCCTTCAATAGCAATGGATGTGTGGTATTAGTTACACACATGGTCAATTTTAAAGTAAGCCTCGAGCCACTTTGCAGTTGGGAGCATGTCAATCGAATCTGTTATGATGGAAATATAGTTGGCACTTGTCGATATAGAAGTTGTGCACCCTGTGCAAAAGTTGTACTACAGATGATGATGGTCCTTCTCTTTTGGACGGGTGAGGGTGTGCATCACAATTTGATGGTAACGCTaaagctgctgctgctgctgatggtAATAATGACGTAATgatgagaaggaggaggagaaagagaaaatattttttcaacAGCTGTTGAAGGATGATCAAGATAAATGTGATAGTTGTCACAACCAAAATCAAAACTGACAAACCCATAGCTGACAGTGCCAAATACTGTATGCAGcatatatttcgtgaggtttttactttcgcgaatttcgcgagatgggtcctattcacgaatttgaaaaTATGCGAAATTGTCACCTCTGATTTCAGCATCAATgcaacatgcatgcatacatttctccattcatcaCTGTAGTTGACGATTCGCGAAATTGTAAGGAAGTCCTGATTggcaaaaaattagactcgcttatatggcatatacagtattatgtCTATCCACATATTTCCTTCAGAGTGGTACTCTCTGATGTGATACTGCAAGGTGATGTCCTGTCctattttcatttcagttctcAGACAACGTCCAGCTGAGGGTGGACCACCCCCAGAAGATCCTGATGATGGGAAAGTCCAAGGATTACGGAAAGTGTCGGGGAACCAAGAAGGATGGGCAGCCCTGCTCACAATTTGTCAATGTGTAAGTGAGTTCACTAAGGGCACCACAGTGTTCCCACCTTAATTTGTATCAGGTATTTTGTCTACAGAATTCAGTATCAGGTTGATtttctgttcttgttgttgtttttcttttgtttgtttttcacagtGAAAGGTTTATGCATGTAAAGTGTGGTGCTCATAAAGAAGGCATTGCAAGAATATGAGTTTGTTGTATGGATGCTGTCTAGTATGTAGCATGTAACCATGAATACTGGCAGAacaatatacagtgcactcttgttataacgaacacggttgtaGTGAAATTCatgttacaacgaagtaaaaattcaggccttAACATTATCCTCtttatgtgtttttattgtttatttgttcgattagaacgaaattttgatataacgaaagaaaactactggtcccaaggacttcattgTAACGGGTGTCCACTGTATTGGTAAGATCTTTGGCTAGATGTGTGGGAGGTCAGGGTCAGATCTACAGTTCATTTTGTGACCAGGGTCAGATCTTGAGGTCATTTTGTGACCTTACGCTCTGATTTGAATGATACCAGAAATTTGTGACAAAAGCTGTAAAAAGACATGTAGTGTCTCTGAAATAATGGCACTGGAGGATGACTTTTGTTTGCTCTGCTACATCTCAGGGGTGACTGCCAGTACTGCGTGTACCATGTCCAGAAGGAGTACAAGAAGGCTGGATCCAAGAGGACTGACCTCAGTTCATCGTAAGTCTTCTGTTGAATTCTGAGTTTATCTTGTTGGCAAGAGACCTTGAGTGCATGTGCACCCAATATCATACAAAAACAagtcccctcctcccccccccccccaaaaaaaaaaaaagaatgtgcaaTTGACATTGTGATGGAATAAAGAGTATTGATACATTTTTTACTTgcatgttgtttttgttcacaTTCGGGGCTTCTGTCTCATTTATGTGTTTTAATCTGAAAAAGTGGCCCTATAGTGTAATTTTGTTACTATTAATATTCACACCATATTTGTTTCCATTCAGGTTTGTGGCCTGCATACACATGCACAAGAACAACCAACTATCattgctctttcttttttgtagcaCTTTCAGAATGCATATCACAATACAAATTGCTCCATGAGTATGGGCGATTGCTAATCAGGGACATAAGATCCCACGAAAGTTTGTGGGTTAACATGTGGGTCTTGCTTCTGTGACAGAGGGAGAGTATGGAGAATATACTGTAATTTTTAGATACACATATCCTCGTATGATACTGGTTATGGTGAAATTCAGTTTATTTCTCTGCTTTGAAAAACAAGAGAACAGGCTACTAAATGTTATGTCTGCTTCATTGTAGTAGACAGTGATCAAATGTGTTTCTGAAAACtgactgttttcttttttgctatCAACTATTGCAATCTTCTTTCCAAGGTACTCTGGGATCACTCCGAAGTCattcatgaagaaaatgaagaaagacaATTATTTCTATGGCGGCCAGTCACTGAGTATGCCAAGGTAAATATTTTATAGTCATACCTTAATGCAAACAACATGGTCAGCATCAGTAATTGCTTTATCAaacaaccacccccccccccccatttacaGCAACAATTTGCTTTGAGGACTCATTGTTAACATGAATGGTGTGTTGTTCAACTTTAGTACAAGCATTTGTATCTTTGATATGTCGAACTCCAAAGGTGCTGATATAGAGACTTACTGTTTCACACTGTCATAAATGTTACTGTTGCACCTGTTTGTAAGTTGCTGTGAAAGTACATCCTCCTTGAATCTAGCTgagatctccccccccccaaaaaaaaaaaaaaaaaaaaaaaaaaaatatatatatatatatatatatatataataaaaaaatagaaatagtcCCCAGACTCATTTCATGAAGTTTTGTCCAACTATTTGAAGTTgcaatagtgataataatgacaaaattgaaaaaatgacTTAAATGTTCATAGCTAATTTGTTTCCCAGCTGGTGCTAAAGTAACCAGAAATCATTGCACTATAAATACAGGAAATGCCAACCTTCTTCATGAAATGGGTGCCTGATTTCTCCAAGTTGATTTGCTCTAGGATTAGaatcatttttctttacttCTAGCATGAGCACCCCTGGTGGAGGGGTCACTTCTCAATCCAAGTTGACCAATAAGTTTAATTCCAACAAGCTGAGTCTGAAGAGCCTGGGGGTCAAAGGTGCTGCTGCGGTCATGGAGGAAGCCAAGAACTCGGTCTTGACCCTCCATGGCAAAGGTCAAACAGAAGAGGACATGCTGGTTAAAGTCAGTGGAGCATCAAAAGAATTGTGAGTATTTCATTAACCTGTTCATCACTTCAATGTAACTTTCAGatttccatccatccatcatgGCATTTGTAAAACATCATTTCATGCAGTAACTTTGTCTGATATGCCTAAAATGTGGATCTTGCAAAGATATTGATGTTTCTGGAATGCCAGAACCTGCATTGCCTCCCGCAATGTGTATGACAGCACTGTATATCGTCTCCATGGTGGGAAATCACTAACTTATCTCTTGAAATTAGGTGGTTCTTGTTTCTCGTTGCATCTCTTTGCTTTTCAAGCGCGAATTCAGCCACTGGCAAATTGTCTTTAAGTACACGAGTCCCAATTTCACCCGATATTATTCTTGGGAAATGTATGGCACATGAAGAGAGTTACTGAATTTTGAAGAGTGACAATACATCTGATGCTTGTTATCAGAGATCAATATGTAATAATTTGTCCTGAATTCCTTTGCCAATCTATGCACAGCTCCACTCTGCTGAAGACTCCCACACCAGGAACCCAGAATCTGATGAGACACATGGTTTCAGTTGAGCAGAGTGAGTAGAATTACCTCTTTAACAAGGGGCCCTTTGTTACAAAATGGTATGATATGACAAAATGCTCATAAAGTAAAGGagttctctctctatctttcggCACTGCTGTTGTTGATGCTGTAGAGTAACATTCCCTTTGTTCCAAGTCATGTCAAGATCTAAAACCTGTCTTTACTTGGAAGGTTTAAAAATAGAGCCCTTGCAgtgaacatgtacattgtggTTGTTGTCATTGAATCCTCCTACGACGCGTTACGTGAAGCTATGTTCTGCAGCGTTCTGTGTCTCCATATCTTTCTGTGATGACTTAGACTTTTTTGATACCTTTCCATATTGCATTATTTTCGTTATGCATACCAATAATTGTTTACCATTAAGTTGTTGTGTAAACTAGACTAAACAAAGAAGGGCTACTGTAATCATCTTAATAATTATATAGATGCAAATTCAGTCAAGGTCCGGGGCTGTAAAAAGTCAAGACCATTTTCTGATTCACTGATTAGGAAGGAATCGTTCTGCCTATAAAGTTGTCATAGATAATCAGATATGACATATGCATAGATGATATGTGAGGAAAATTAGAATATCTTGTTGATACGTGATGGAGGTTATGGCTAAAAGTTGAAGTCATATTCTGAAACATCAGTATTGTTTATGAAAACTTTGGATGCACATGTATTAAACATAGCTTTCTCAAAGCAATAGTGCTGAGGCTGTGAAATGACAAAGTGACTAACAAATATGATCATGACTTGATATTAACCCAGGTAGAGTCAGCATAGCTTCATGTTATAAGaagaactcttttttttttttctctctctctctctctctctctctggttgAAAATATGACATGCTTGGTGTAAGCAAAGCATTATTTGCAAGTGTTTCTGATTacttttgatgatttttatcaATCTTTACTCTGAATAGGCAAGAAGACGGTGAGCACCATCTCAGCCAACAGCCTCCTAAAGCAGCATCAGCAGGAGATGGCACTGAGGAGAGCTACAAGGAAGAACTCCCTCTCCCAACCATCCACCGCATCCTCAACATCCAacaactcctcctcctcctcatcttcggGCCTTAAACAGACTGTTCTCACCCCGACCACCAAGCTCAATCTGTCTTCATCCTCCGCAACACCCTCCCAGGGTTTTGGGGACACCACACCCAAACTCGGGCGTGGCTGGACCGGTGGCGACGACATTGACCTGGACTTGAGTCCGGTGAAGGTCCACAGGCCGAACAGGTCGGCCAGCTCCACCGAACTTGCCAAGCAGAGGGCGCTGTCGCTGATTAAGAAGAAGGGGCGGATCGCGAAGGAGGATCCAAATTCGGTGAAGAAGAAGCTGGATGAGAGAAAGCAGGTGGCGGCCAAGAGGAGAGCTGAGGAAAGCTGGAAAGATGACAGTCTACAGGAAGGTACGCAAACTGTGcaccatcagtttttttttttttaagaaactgACGTCTAGCAACATCctcaaattaaaaaaacagaCAGCATGCAGAAATGAGTGCCAAAATGCTgtaaaagtgaacattttcacatgattaaCTCTTCACCTTCAGTCCAGGGAAATCAATATCTTGTGTTCATAAGTTTGTTGACTGTCAATACATTTGCTGAAACTATTCCCAGGGACAATATAAAGCAGACCAAGTATCTTAGtgtgtttattttcactttGGCATTGTGTTGgatcaaaagtggaaatttctacaCTGCAACATTTTCCACATCTACAATATTTGAAGACAggtcatgaaatttcattctgcTGCTAACAGATGAACTTACCGCCATGGAGATTTGcaattatatttatgcaaacacCTTTTTGTGCTTCTTCAAACTGTTTCCTTTTTAGAGTCTTCTTCAGGTGGAATactttagaaaaacaaaaagatcagtatgaaatgatatataatgtgcccaaaactttttaaagcacCGGGTTGAGGTGAATAAAGGAACTTCTGACTGAACATCAGTTcaccttgcaaaatattatgacctcacttttcttttctgcGCATGTATCCTGTTTCTCTAATCACCATACAGTATTGCTTTCACGACTGTTTACCTCCTATTCCATCTCTTATCCGTTTCCAAGCAGATGCTGAAAACTCGGAGGGCGGGGcgatgaagaagaggaagatgtTTCTTGGCCAGGAAGTGGAGATGAGTAAAGACGAGATGGAGAAGATCATGAGCGCTAAGTCCAGCCACTCTGGTCTCCTGGCTGAGGTGAGAACTCTTTTATTCGTATTTAAAGCAATGTCCCTCTTGTAGAGCTGCCAATTAATATGTTTTTCAAAGAAGAGAATGTTTTATTCTCTTCCATGTTAGGAAAACTTGGTCTTCCGGTTGAAATatgttttggtttattttttgtcAGATCTTTGAGTTAGTATACATAATTGCTGTTGATAACATTTGTGAAGCTGATCGAATATGGAACTGAAACATGGGCTAAGCATCCTTCCTCCACCCATGTTCTTCATTTGGGTCTGGAACAGAAGATCTTGGGTCAGTTGGTAGCTTCCATGGTGTTTGATAATTGTATCGGAGGGCATGCTACTCTAAGACGTCTCTGCAGGGAGGTATCATAGCCAGATCAAAAGTTTTTGCCTTTGTGACATCAGTCATTTCCCCGCACTCAGACTGCAATGTCATGAGTCACATGGCATTCACCTCTGTAATTCT includes these proteins:
- the LOC140246274 gene encoding protein MCM10 homolog produces the protein MAEDGYDDDLDALTALLDDDDADPPCSDDDDVPFTVKPEDAVRVSQKIKERHSTGNRVQTPRAGSGSSQESVDEGKSKEELLEELQRMREELSQFKGSAPTASPSPSQPRKDPPKETFSDALFPDPQQLTSQKKGKQQQRQQKSEKKPSAAAKQDSIELDDNDGLGDLFGESSDVDDSPAETPKKVETVFGKNKKRLAHTPQTSSAPPKKVSPYQCKKCDKVFDKLEAMKIHEFKHKVIKSLGCEECGKTFTDKLQLQTHLRTHQNSAPTRSRDSDKLSTSLEQRQAGASKGGQASIDPAGKGTRDNNNRIQGSKHSVRQIGSGSNPRTSRAEEECETEYFSRIRIINPLVSSAVMKERMKGRKMIRVSILNHYSRTGDIEGDWVTMGVIVRKISKMDSKGKPYSIWVLNDLSNLEECVSLFLFGKIHEEHWKTAEGSVIGILNASVMEKRDDRQFSDNVQLRVDHPQKILMMGKSKDYGKCRGTKKDGQPCSQFVNVGDCQYCVYHVQKEYKKAGSKRTDLSSSYSGITPKSFMKKMKKDNYFYGGQSLSMPSMSTPGGGVTSQSKLTNKFNSNKLSLKSLGVKGAAAVMEEAKNSVLTLHGKGQTEEDMLVKVSGASKEFSTLLKTPTPGTQNLMRHMVSVEQSKKTVSTISANSLLKQHQQEMALRRATRKNSLSQPSTASSTSNNSSSSSSSGLKQTVLTPTTKLNLSSSSATPSQGFGDTTPKLGRGWTGGDDIDLDLSPVKVHRPNRSASSTELAKQRALSLIKKKGRIAKEDPNSVKKKLDERKQVAAKRRAEESWKDDSLQEDAENSEGGAMKKRKMFLGQEVEMSKDEMEKIMSAKSSHSGLLAEYEAELMDRYFKELEKKEGLENRLDSINEVKRRVVSCKQCSFTWFYPSDLCKKEQHALHWHEATQRFFRCKDCNSRTITFYRLPTKPCRSCGGNRYQRATMLKERDGPKIGGETLLIRGEEQKWVS